GACGATAACCTTCTTCAAAGGACCCTCGAACAGCGGCCATTATCCTCTCCTTCCCTCTCCAGGCCTGCTTGTATGACAAGGTGATCCCATGCATGCGGTGGATCTCTTCCAGTATCTCCTTTGGCTTGCAGTGTGGGTTCTCTCTGAGCCGTTCCTCCACAGAGTTGGCAACCCACTGAACTGATGCTTGCTGATGCCCAAGATGGTTAATCCCACTGCATGTGTGCATCTCATGGATGGTTCTGATGGTGAAAGTTGGAACACCCGGCAGCTTTGCAGCATGAATGCGCCATGGGCACCCCTCAGCTGCACACTTCGCTGTGAAGCGTGTCTTATCCGATTTCACAGTCTGTATCTCAAAACGGCAAGCAATTGCAGCATCCCGTATAGCTCGGCGGCAACTCTTGACATCGGAGAACTCCTGGCTAATAGTCAGCTGATGGTCTGGGTTCACAATCAGTCTGCGATTCTGCAACACCTGAGAGACCAGCATGTGGCCCTGTGAGATGTCGTGCGCAGACTGGAGGCCAAGCTCCTGTGCCTGGTCGATGGAGAGATGGACCATGTTCTGATCGACCCCAAGACCATGGGTCTCAGCAAGAGTCAATTCATGGTTGTCCGATATACCCAACTCGTGATTTTGTGCATCAAGAGCATCCTCATCAGTGTCATTGTTCTGTCCCAACGCGAGCTCATTGCTATGGTCATGGCCATGGTCATGAGGATGATGCTGCTGCCCCAAGACAAGCCGGCTGTCGTGGGGATGCCCGAGACCGAGGTCATGGTCATGGGCTTGGCCTAAACCGAGGTCATGGTCATGAGCATGGCCAAGGCCAAGGCCATGCCTCTGCCCAAGGCCTAAACCATGGCCTTGGCCGATAACCAGATCGTGGTTCTGGCCAAGGACTAGATCGGGGTTCTGCCCGAGAACTAAATCATGGTTGGCCATGTATGCTTGAAATGCTCAGATCAAATTCTGATCTTCCAATCCTCCAACAGCATCCAAACGCTTGAAAACACAAGTGCAGCaaccaaaaatcaaatatttaagctTTTAATACTACTTTGGcacaaaagcaaaagcaaaaaaCGACACATCCTTCTCAAAAATCCCAACTTTCCAACATAATTGCACGACGAACACACATCCAAAACGAAGAACGAGATAAAatcccaatattttttttttcgctcagaaagaaaaaaaaaacgtcTTTATATCCACACAAATTCACTCCGATTCCCCATCCGAAACCAGTGCTTAACGACAGAACCAAAACATAGAGAAACCCAAAGCTTCAAGTAACAAGAATACCTAAAGGCAGTATACGCGACCGCGGTCAAGAGCCGACCTTTGCCGGGGGAAAACGTCGAAGAAGCCGCGAGGAACGAAACCGGGAGGAATCGGCAGGGAGGGGGGAGGCGAAGAACAGATCGAGCATAGGTTTACAGCAGGCGGAGGAAGCAAAGAtggcttctttccggggggacaGAGAGGGGAACGTTGGGGGGTGGCGGGAATCGGGAGGGCAGGCGAGGGATTTGAAGGAAGGGCAAAGAGAGGAGGAGGGATTTTGGGCAGAAGAGGGGGGTTTTGGGGGAGGAGATTGGAGTTTGGGAGGGGCAAAAGGGCAGAAAGCGAGGCGGGTGCGGCAAGGGAGGGGATGGAGAATACGGCGGGGATCAAAGAAAAGAGGGTATTTAGGTCAACATTGGGAACCCCTTCCACCACTATTACAATGTTGCCCTCCTTACTGTGGCTAATGCTACCCTTCAATTCTCCATTTTGCCTCTtcattcataataataataataataataataataataataataataataataataataataatagtactaTTATTATTACATACTAATTTTCTTGCACGGTTGTTGCCCTAATTTAAttacaaaattttctcatttTAATTTTCTGTGAGACCAAAAGACTTAATTCATCTTGAATGAAAGTACTTTTTTTCACCCAAAATCTCACACATCTATTTCGTCTTTGTCCATTCTCTACTTCGATCTATAAACAATGTGTTCATCCATTTGTAATTGTTGTTTAACGAATATTCCAACCGAACATAAGACTTTGTTTGCTATTTATTAGAGCAACACTGACCTCATAATGTTAGACttgtttttgaaaataaaaatatgttcttcctcctcttaacttgaaaagaaaaaaaaaaattatattttagattTAGTTCATTGACTTGTCATACATCAACTGTTAATTTTATTATTAGGACAGTGATTCGATTCGAGAGCATGCTTTGAACAACTTAAGATGTTTACCAACTACCCAACAAGTAAAATGTATATATACCACATCGAAGTGTAAAATGAATTAGGTTGCATACAAAGAAGGGTTCACATCCAATTGTTTGATCAACCAAAATATTATTGGAAATTGAGGAGTCTTTTTGAATACATAAAATCCTTGGAGGATAGGAAATTGAAGTATAGAAATACAAAACACGGTACATACTGACTCTCTAACCTCACTTTCGTGGGGCCCACTTAGCATACCAATAAATAGTTTGAAGCAGACTGAACCCTTCTCGCCCGCCAATCGCCATTGACGTAAAAGTGGGTCCCATTCTGTGTCGCGACTGGATGATGAGGTAAGGGCTCGGACGGGTAAACCTATAAATCTCTTTGCCCGTCTCCGCTTTCCTCCCTTGGAACAGATCGCAAGGCAGCCTTCTTCTCCTTGTCGACTCCAATGGCCGCCGGTCCGATCCCTCGGAGAGGTAAAACCCTAAAATCTATCTTCTCTTCCTCGATCTAACTCGATATCTCGAAGGCGTTTACTGACTTTTGTCTCGTCCGTGGACATGGAAATTTAGCTGGGTTGGCTTTAGCCTATCGCCTTTCGGTAGGTGCCGTGTCGTTATCTCGCGATCCCAGCCGACCTTTTCGTCATTCGACGTCAGCGCCTCGGAATAATGTCAATAACGGAGACTGGGAAGGAGAGTGGTGGGAGGTGATGGCCTCACCTTTCGGTTGCTTTTGTCTTTCTCTTGCCCTAGTAGACCCGATTCCACCGGTCGCATCCTCTTCTCTTCGCTCGTCGGCTGCGGAAGAAGTCTGGAAAATGTCTTATTTCCattgctttccttttttttttaatttatcttttctcTTTGCTGGATTTGATTGGCTGACCTGCGTGGTATCCTTCAACTGCATGGTTCATCCAATTTTGTCTCCTTGGTTCTGTTCCTTGGTAGCTCGATCGCTTTCCCCGTTGATTTGATTGAAAAATTGGCGCTTTTTTTCTTGATATCGGTTTTTATTTGGGTGATCGAGATCTGCTCTTGTTATTTGGCATATACCGTCTATTGATGCTTTAGCTTTTGGTATAATCATCAAAAGAAAGAActttatatatattcttttgggAAAAGAGTATACTTTTGATCTGTGCTTCTTTATGGTTTGATTGCTATTCATCAGTTTGCTCATGCATATCTTCTTTTGTGTATTGATATCTTATTGATGTCTCTGCTAGTAGGAATTTGCTTGAATTCTCCAGTTTGTGTATATTTCATGGGGATGAATTGAATAAATTGATGCCTATTGTTGAAAATTCTGAATGGTATTCTAGATCTTGATGTCAACATGTTGATGTTTTCAGTGGCAACTGTCAGTTGGGATTCACGAAGAACAACTGCAATTTGCTCTACTCCTGAAGTTTGCGGGCTGTTTCATCTCTCCGCCTATATAGGTGCCGCCTATATAGGTGCCCTGAGAAGTTGATGTAAAACCGGCTAGGGATGGGTTCAAGGGCTCACATCAGTGGTTTCAAGCGATTCTCATCTGCTTTGTCTTTGGCGATTCTTGAATGGATATTGATGCTTCTATTACTCTTTGATGCCTGGTTTTCCTACATGGTGACAAAATTCTCTCGTATATGCAAGCTACAAACACCTTGTATATTCTGCTCAAGGCTAGATCACATATTTGGAAGTGAGAAACTGGACTTCTATCTAGATTTAATTTGTGAAACCCACAGATCAGAGATCTCATCACTGGCCTTGTGTCATGCTCACGGGAAGCTTGCTGATGTTCACACCATGTGCAAGGCTTGTCTCCTCTCATTGAAACCTGAAACTTGCAGATCTCTGGTAGGTAATCTTGGAAGACATTTTGATTATAGAGAGAACATTCAGTATGTTGATGGTGATGGCCTCCATGTGCGTGATGAGGATGATTTGGTGAATGTCCCTTTTCTGAAGAAGGATGCGACAAATTGCTCTCCTGTCAAAATAATTTGTGCATGTTGTGCTGAGCCTCTCCAACATAAACTTCATGCCATTAGGTTGCTTGAGGATGAATCCATCGAAGTTGATGTTTCCGAAATTGACATTTCTTTGTCAAGTTTAACTGGAGATGGGATGAGAAAGACTAGAGAAAAAACTTTGGTTTCCCCAACATCTGACCATTTGAGGAATCAAGGATTAGACGAGTTCTCTCACATTGTACACAGTGAAGTTAAAGTTACTACTGACTCTGACTCAGAACTCCAGCATATAGATGATGGTAAAGGAAAATCTCTGGCTCATGGAGCTGAAAATGCCAAGGATGATTTGATGTATCAAAATGTAGAACCAGAGAATGCCACAGATATTGGAAGTGTTTCAGATAATAAAACAATAGGAAAATTAAATTACTCTGATCCAGTTAGTATTTCAGACAATAAAGCTTTGCAAAAGTTGATTCACTCTGCCCCAGATATTGACGAGCCTTCTGAATCAGTTTCTGAGAAGCAAAAATGTGTAGGTGAGCTCCATGATGTATTAGAAATTTCATTTTCTGGTGCTGCTGGACATATTCCAAAGGATAGCAATTGGAACCAAATCGAAATCAATGCTAAGCCCCCTCAATCTAAATTTGTGTCAAAAGATCCCCAAGAAGTTCCTGTGGAGGACTCAAATGTAAAAGGTAAGCTGTAATCCATAACTCTACTGAATCTATATTCTCTATATAATTCCTTAGCTAACCTTTCAATTCTTGTTCTTGTTATAAGTAGATAAGTTGGAGCAAAGTGATGCTGCATGTGTCAATACTACTTATGTGGATGATGTGAAGGATTGGTGTGCAAAGGACATCGATTTGGGGATAAGCCATGATGCAAGTGACCCTGGTCAATCTATGAGTAATCATATGGATCTGAATGATGCGTATAAGCTTGCTGTTGGTGCTAAGGGAAGCTTCCCATCTCCTAGGTTTGCTGATGTTATTATGGGAAAGGATTCTTCTAGGGTTCAGGAAGATCTGAAACTGCTAATTTCTCAAATATCTGCATCTCGGGGCCTTGAGTCTCCATGGCATGAAATGACTCCTAGTCCTCGAGTATATGGACAAGATGACGAATCTGTTTTGCAGAACATAACCAAGACGCTCTCTCTTGAGAGGAACGAGTCAGGCTTAGAGTCACTAGATGGAAGTTTTGTTAGTGAGGTGGAAGGGGAAAGTGCATTTGAGAGACTAAAGAGGCAGGTTGAGTTGGACAGGAAGTCCATAAACCTTCTCTACAAGGaattagaagaagaaagaagtgCTTCAGCAATTGCGGCAAATCAAGCAATGGCCATGATTACTAGGTTGCAAGAGGAGAAGGCTGCTATGCAAATGGAGGCTCTGCATTACCAAAGAATGATGGAAGAGCAAGCTGAATATGACCATGAAGCACTTCAGAAATGCAATGAGTTGCTTACTCAAAGAGAGAAAGAAATGCAAGATTTGGAAGCTGAGATGGAAATCTATAGGAAAAGCTTTACAGATAAATTATCCAATGGTCAAGCAGTGGAACTGAATGGTAATTTCCATGATAAGGAACTTGAATCATGTAACAAATATAGGGAAAATCATGTAATGCATCGAGATTCCAGATGGAGTAACTTTGATAGTTTGAAGAATCCCTTATCATGTTTTGAAGATGAGGAGGCGTATCTATCAAATTGTTTGGTGAAGTTGGAGAAAAAGCTTCATCTTTTTTCCAATCATGGTGTTTTTGATGATGGTTCTAGTTTATTAGTGAATGATGATGAAAATGGATTTCCTGAAAACACATGTACAGATATTCAAGGTGAAGATTTTATACAAAGAAACAGAGTGTCAGAAGATGGTGTGGGCACAAATGGTTGGTACTCTGACAAGATTGCATCTGCAGGTCCAGAGCACCTGTATCAGAAAGATGGTCCCCTTGAAAATAGTCAGGTAGGAGGGATTTTAATGGATGAAAAGTTATCCAGGAAACCTTCAAGTTCCTTTCAAGGAAACCATGAAGACAGCTTTGACATTGACAAGTACTTGAAAGTAGTTAACAAGAGTGACTTAGTTGCTCTTGAGGATGAAGTGTCATGTTTAAGTCAGAGGTTGGAGGCACTTGAGTCAGATCGTAATTTTCT
Above is a genomic segment from Musa acuminata AAA Group cultivar baxijiao chromosome BXJ3-4, Cavendish_Baxijiao_AAA, whole genome shotgun sequence containing:
- the LOC135584271 gene encoding myosin-binding protein 1-like isoform X1, translating into MGSRAHISGFKRFSSALSLAILEWILMLLLLFDAWFSYMVTKFSRICKLQTPCIFCSRLDHIFGSEKLDFYLDLICETHRSEISSLALCHAHGKLADVHTMCKACLLSLKPETCRSLVGNLGRHFDYRENIQYVDGDGLHVRDEDDLVNVPFLKKDATNCSPVKIICACCAEPLQHKLHAIRLLEDESIEVDVSEIDISLSSLTGDGMRKTREKTLVSPTSDHLRNQGLDEFSHIVHSEVKVTTDSDSELQHIDDGKGKSLAHGAENAKDDLMYQNVEPENATDIGSVSDNKTIGKLNYSDPVSISDNKALQKLIHSAPDIDEPSESVSEKQKCVGELHDVLEISFSGAAGHIPKDSNWNQIEINAKPPQSKFVSKDPQEVPVEDSNVKVDKLEQSDAACVNTTYVDDVKDWCAKDIDLGISHDASDPGQSMSNHMDLNDAYKLAVGAKGSFPSPRFADVIMGKDSSRVQEDLKLLISQISASRGLESPWHEMTPSPRVYGQDDESVLQNITKTLSLERNESGLESLDGSFVSEVEGESAFERLKRQVELDRKSINLLYKELEEERSASAIAANQAMAMITRLQEEKAAMQMEALHYQRMMEEQAEYDHEALQKCNELLTQREKEMQDLEAEMEIYRKSFTDKLSNGQAVELNGNFHDKELESCNKYRENHVMHRDSRWSNFDSLKNPLSCFEDEEAYLSNCLVKLEKKLHLFSNHGVFDDGSSLLVNDDENGFPENTCTDIQGEDFIQRNRVSEDGVGTNGWYSDKIASAGPEHLYQKDGPLENSQVGGILMDEKLSRKPSSSFQGNHEDSFDIDKYLKVVNKSDLVALEDEVSCLSQRLEALESDRNFLEHAINSLRNGDAGVRFLQQIACDLHELRKIGITRQEHHIA
- the LOC135584271 gene encoding myosin-binding protein 1-like isoform X2; amino-acid sequence: MGSRAHISGFKRFSSALSLAILEWILMLLLLFDAWFSYMVTKFSRICKLQTPCIFCSRLDHIFGSEKLDFYLDLICETHRSEISSLALCHAHGKLADVHTMCKACLLSLKPETCRSLVGNLGRHFDYRENIQYVDGDGLHVRDEDDLVNVPFLKKDATNCSPVKIICACCAEPLQHKLHAIRLLEDESIEVDVSEIDISLSSLTGDGMRKTREKTLVSPTSDHLRNQGLDEFSHIVHSEVKVTTDSDSELQHIDDGKGKSLAHGAENAKDDLMYQNVEPENATDIGSVSDNKTIGKLNYSDPVSISDNKALQKLIHSAPDIDEPSESVSEKQKCVGELHDVLEISFSGAAGHIPKDSNWNQIEINAKPPQSKFVSKDPQEVPVEDSNVKDKLEQSDAACVNTTYVDDVKDWCAKDIDLGISHDASDPGQSMSNHMDLNDAYKLAVGAKGSFPSPRFADVIMGKDSSRVQEDLKLLISQISASRGLESPWHEMTPSPRVYGQDDESVLQNITKTLSLERNESGLESLDGSFVSEVEGESAFERLKRQVELDRKSINLLYKELEEERSASAIAANQAMAMITRLQEEKAAMQMEALHYQRMMEEQAEYDHEALQKCNELLTQREKEMQDLEAEMEIYRKSFTDKLSNGQAVELNGNFHDKELESCNKYRENHVMHRDSRWSNFDSLKNPLSCFEDEEAYLSNCLVKLEKKLHLFSNHGVFDDGSSLLVNDDENGFPENTCTDIQGEDFIQRNRVSEDGVGTNGWYSDKIASAGPEHLYQKDGPLENSQVGGILMDEKLSRKPSSSFQGNHEDSFDIDKYLKVVNKSDLVALEDEVSCLSQRLEALESDRNFLEHAINSLRNGDAGVRFLQQIACDLHELRKIGITRQEHHIA